A region from the Lycium barbarum isolate Lr01 chromosome 8, ASM1917538v2, whole genome shotgun sequence genome encodes:
- the LOC132607876 gene encoding uncharacterized protein LOC132607876: MEELLEKSNRSARKATGLRYDDLCMHPDLDLPEGFKIPKFEIFNGTWNPKARLRSYCDQLVGVKKNEPLIMRIFRRSLTGEAAEWFVTQDMRQWLLWEDLVKSFMERFRFNIEIVHCNYLEKVKKKSIENYTEFTSRCRAGTACVELPICEGELVSVFIRSQEPNFYNRMLSMAGGRSPNW, translated from the coding sequence ATGGAGGAATTGCTGGAAAAATCCAACAGGTCCGCAAGAAAGGCCACAGGCCTAAGGTACGATGACCTGTGCATGCACCCAGATTTGGACCTGccagaagggttcaaaatcccaaaatttgaaattttcaaCGGGACATGGAATCCCAAGGCACGTCTCCGTTCATACTGCGACCAGTTGGTCGGAGTAAAGAAGAATGAACCCTTAATCATGCGAATATTCCGTCGTAGCCTGACCGGTGAAGCAGCTGAATGGTTCGTCACACAAGACATGCGCCAATGGCTCCTTTGGGAAGACCTAGTGaaatccttcatggaaagatttcgTTTCAATATCGAGATCGTGCACTGCAACTACCTTGAAAAGGTCAAGAAAAAGTCAATAGAGAACTATACAGAATTCACCAGCAGATGCAGAGCCGGAACGGCCTGTGTAGAGCTGCCAATATGTGAGGGAGAGCTAGTCTCCGTGTTCATCAGGTCACAAGAGCCGAATTTCTATAATAGGATGTTGTCCATGGCCGGAGGCCGTTCTCCGAACTGgtaa